One stretch of Glycine soja cultivar W05 chromosome 7, ASM419377v2, whole genome shotgun sequence DNA includes these proteins:
- the LOC114418237 gene encoding transcription factor 25-like has product MSARLMKKVLNEQHHLPPHVSEEEEEEENDSEPITRSSINPFDLLNDNDSEPEDQGDELMSTNEILTSYDDKEESALLKPTAEVSTSNPKLKKKKKKKNKDSAVANKMDDKELDLILEDLSLNVDTSAEQPVSTKDKNKSVKQHAASVLQVDPKYLNAENELRRIFGSKVVKSFESSNQVGSSRQMRGVRGRVHYNLKKSVLVTPSDNWLRCDDSLVMQFLEIKNGYNYFRYVHSLSYSQSQRAFEAAKAINDINGIASILQHRPYHIDSLLTMAEYFAVLGEQQMSADAIARCLYALECAWHPMFNPLQGNCQLKFKHDTNKPIFTALFTHMKNLDRRGCHRSALEVCKLLLSLDSDDPMGAIFCIDYFALRAEEYAWLEKFSEEYKSDNSMWLFPNFSYSLAISRFYLEGEACKDDCMDSEKASSSDLMKQALMLHPSVIKKLVAKVPLKDRTWTDILKHAFFRSDQTGIPSQDHLINIYVERNYLLWRIPDLQKVLSGAAKLVIETLESNKSEVKDWACVRKEAFSSEKNEYGHLMVSDFSDSLSSIPRENLQQFMGVPRMMEGMQDENQFANLPGNGHAPRRVANRNALAVLFESMLPWVTYEDGVDGGPDDDQHDDHRQDNQ; this is encoded by the exons GGAGATGAGTTGATGTCCACCAATGAAATATTGACAAGTTATGATGACAAAGAGGAGTCAGCTTTATTGAAACCTACTGCTGAGGTTTCCACATCAAAtccaaaattgaagaaaaagaaaaagaagaagaacaaggaTAGTGCTGTTGCGAATAAAATGGATGATAAAGAATTGGACTTGATTCTAGAGGATTTATCTCTGAATGTCGACACTTCAGCTGAGCAACCTGTTTCtaccaaagacaaaaataaatctgTTAAACAGCATGCAGCCTCCGTATTACAAGTGGATCCTAAATACTTGAATGCCGAAAATGAGCTTAGAAGAATATTTGGATCTAAGGTTGTAAAATCATTTGAGAGTAGCAATCAAGTGGGCAGTTCTCGGCAGATGCGAGGGGTGAGGGGGCGTGTACATTATAATCTTAAAAAGAGTGTTCTTGTCACTCCATCAGACAATTGGCTCCGCTGTGATGATTCTTTGGTCATGCAGTTTTTGGAGATAAAAAATGGATATAACTATTTCAG ATATGTACACTCGCTATCCTACTCCCAATCTCAGAGAGCATTTGAAGCTGCCAAAGCAATTAATGACATAAATGGCATAGCGAGCATATTACAGCACCGTCCTTATCATATAGATTCCCTTCTAACAATGGCAGAATATTTTGCGGTATTGGGTGAACAACAGATGTCTGCAGATGCTATTGCCAGGTGTCTATATGCCCTTGAATGTGCATGGCATCCCATGTTCAATCCACTGCAGGGAAATTGCCAGCTGAAGTTCAAACATGATACAAACAAACCAATATTCACAGCTCTTTTCACTCACATGAAAAATTTGGACAGGCGTGGCTGTCATAGATCTGCCTTAGAGGTCTGCAAATTATTGCTTTCGCTAGATTCTGATGATCCCATGGGGGCTATTTTCTGCATCGATTACTTTGCTTTAAGGGCTGAGGAGTATGCATGGCTGGAGAAGTTTTCTGAAGAATATAAAAGTGACAACTCCATGTGGTTGTTTCCAAACTTCTCTTATTCCCTTGCCATTTCTCGGTTTTACCTTGAGGGCGAGGCCTGCAAAGATGATTGTATGGATTCTGAAAAGGCTTCTTCGTCTGATCTTATGAAACAAGCATTGATGCTTCATCCTTCAGTCATAAAGAAGCTTGTCGCAAAAGTACCATTGAAAGATCGCACATGGACAGATATTCTAAAGCATGCCTTTTTCCGGTCAGATCAAACAGGAATTCCATCTCAAGATCActtgattaatatatatgttgagAGAAATTACCTTTTATGGAGGATTCCTGATCTGCAAAAAGTGCTAAGTGGTGCTGCAAAACTAGTGATTGAAACACTAGAAAGTAATAAAAGTGAAGTTAAGGATTGGGCTTGTGTCAGAAAAGAAGCATTTTCATCTGAGAAAAATGA GTATGGACATTTGATGGTATCTGATTTCTCTGATTCACTTTCATCGATTCCACGAGAAAATCTGCAACAATTTATGGGTGTTCCAAGGATGATGGAGGGTATGCAGGATGAGAACCAATTTGCTAATCTACCTGGCAATGGCCATGCTCCTCGCCGTGTTGCAAATAGGAATGCATTAGCTGTCTTGTTTGAGTCAATGCTACCGTGGGTTACTTATGAGGATGGGGTGGATGGTGGACCTGATGATGACCAACATGATGACCACAGGCAAGACAATCAATGA